In the genome of Nycticebus coucang isolate mNycCou1 chromosome 12, mNycCou1.pri, whole genome shotgun sequence, one region contains:
- the LOC128562449 gene encoding olfactory receptor 6C2-like: protein MKNHTITTFILLGLTEDPQFQVPVFLFLFLTYMLSITGNLTIISLTLLDSHLKTPLYFFLQNFALLEISFTSACIPRYLYNIATGDRSITYNVCVIQVFFTDVSGVTEFFLLATMSYDRYVAICKPLHYVTIMNSRVCRSLVICCWMGGLLAILPPFTLFLNLKFCDSNVIDYFFCDASPILKISCSDTWLIEQLVIVSAVLTFILTLLGVVLSYIYIIKTIVRFPSAQQRKRAFSTCSSHMIVVSISYGSCIFIYINPSAKESVAINKGVTVLMTSIAPALNPFIYTLRNKQVRRAFSDSFKKVVLVLKK from the coding sequence ATGAAAAATCACACAATAACAACCTTTATCCTGTTAGGACTGACAGAAGACCCTCAATTTCAGGttccagtatttctttttttatttctcacttaTATGTTAAGTATAACTGGGAATCTGACCATCATATCCCTCACTTTATTGGATTCTCACCTTAAAACACCCCTGtactttttccttcaaaatttcGCCTTATTAGAAATCTCATTCACATCTGCTTGCATTCCTAGATATTTGTACAACATAGCAACAGGTGATAGGTCAATTACTTATAATGTTTGTGTCATTCAAGTCTTTTTTACTGATGTCTCTGGAGtaacagaattttttcttctggcCACCATGTCCtatgaccgctatgtggccatctgcaaACCCCTGCATTATGTGACCATCATGAACAGCAGAGTCTGCAGAAGCCTTGTCATCTGCTGTTGGATGGGTGGATTGTTGGCTATACTCCCACCATTTACCCTGTTCctaaatttgaaattttgtgaCTCAAATGtaatagattattttttctgtgatgCATCTCCTATCCTGAAGATTTCATGCTCAGACACATGGCTCATAGAGCAGTTGGTGATTGTCAGTGCTGTGCTAACCTTCATTCTGACCCTTCTGGGTGTGGTTTTGTCCTACATATACATTATCAAGACCATTGTAAGATTCCCTTCTGCTCAGCAAAGGAAAAGGGCTTTTTCCACCTGCTCTTCCCACATGATCGTGGTCTCCATCTCCTACGGAAGCTGCATCTTCATCTATATCAATCCTTCGGCAAAGGAATCAGTGGCTATTAACAAGGGTGTGACAGTACTAATGACGTCCATTGCTCCCGCATTGAACCCATTCATTTACACTCTGAGAAACAAACAAGTGAGACGAGCGTTCAGTGACTCTTTCAAAAAAGTCGTACTGGTTTTAAAGAAGTAA